A genomic region of Arachis hypogaea cultivar Tifrunner chromosome 5, arahy.Tifrunner.gnm2.J5K5, whole genome shotgun sequence contains the following coding sequences:
- the LOC112801687 gene encoding transcription factor BIM2: MRVGKGNQEEEEYDEEEFGSSKKQGPSSAPNNANNTNKDAKAVDKASVIRSKHSVTEQRRRSKINERFQILRDLIPHSDQKRDTASFLLEVIEYVQYLQEKVQKYEGSYQGWGHEPSKLMPWRNSHWRVQSFVGQPQAIKNGSGPVSPFPGKFDESNISISPTMLSGNQNMIDTDQGRDIVSKASEGQTDLASKGIALPLGMHPNMSIPVRSDGVLSHPLQGSVSEAQSTECPAASEPLSQQDELTIEGGTISISSVYSQGLLNNLTQALQSAGLDLSQASISVQINLGKRANNGPSCGTSSPKNHDMVPSSNQAFAQFRDAGSEDSDQAQKRLKTFK; this comes from the exons ATGAGGGTAGGGAAAGGGaaccaagaagaggaagagtacgaCGAAGAGGAATTCGGTTCTTCTAAGAAACAAGGCCCTTCCTCTGCCCCTAATAACGCCAATAACACCAACAAAG ATGCCAAAGCTGTTGATAAAGCAAGCGTGATAAGATCAAAACATTCGGTGACTGAGCAGCGAAGAAGAAGCAAGATAAATGAGAG ATTTCAGATATTGAGGGATCTCATACCTCATAGTGATCAAAAGAGGGACACAGCATCATTCTTACTGGAG GTGATTGAGTATGTTCAGTACTTACAGGAGAAGGTACAAAAGTATGAAGGCTCATATCAGGGTTGGGGTCATGAACCCTCAAAGTTGATGCCATGG AGAAATAGCCATTGGCGTGTGCAAAGCTTTGTTGGGCAACCACAAGCCATAAAGAATGGTTCAGGTCCTGTGTCACCTTTTCCTGGAAAGTTTGACGAAAGCAACATTAGTATCTCTCCAACTATGCTTAGCGGCAACCAGAATATGATAGACACCGATCAGGGTAGGGATATTGTCAGCAAAGCATCCGAAGGACAAACTGATTTAGCTAGCAAGGGAATAGCTCTGCCCTTGGGTATGCACCCAAACATGTCTATTCCTGTCAGAAGCGATGGTGTACTTTCACATCCTCTACAGGGATCTGTTTCAGAAGCGCAGTCAACTGAGTGCCCTGCCGCTAGTGAACCACTGAGCCAACAGGACGAGCTGACTATTGAAGGAGGGACAATCAGCATTTCTAGTGTGTACTCCCAAGG GTTGTTGAACAATCTGACTCAGGCACTACAGAGTGCTGGTTTAGATCTATCACAGGCCAGCATTTCGGTTCAGATTAATCTTGGAAAACGAGCAAACAATGGACCAAGCTGTGGGACCTCTTCTCCCAAG AATCACGACATGGTTCCTTCCAGCAACCAAGCTTTTGCACAGTTTAGAGATGCAGGCAGTGAAGACTCGGACCAAGCTCAGAAACGTCTGAAAACATTCAAGTGA